DNA from Mycolicibacterium alvei:
ATGCCATGCAGCGTGGCTTCCAGCGAGGCCCGGCCGACCACCGGGTGATCGACTCCGGTGGCCCGGATCTCGATCTCCTTGTAGCGATGGTTGCGGACCTGGGTGAGGAACGGGAAACCCAGGATCGCTACCCACGGATCCCAGTTGAGGGCGGCCGCACTGCGTACCGCACGGGCAAGTCGGTACTCGGCGTAGATCGCCGAACCGAAATCGGTGCCGACGACTCCGACGACAAGCGCGGTCACGGTCGCGGTGAGCCCGATCAGCAGTTTGCGCACCGCCACATTGTCGCCCACGGCCGTCGGCTTGGAGCGCTCGGCGCGGCTGATCAGCAGGTGAGGCGTTATCGTTAGATCACAAAAGCCGGTAACGGCTACATGTCAGTCATGAATTCGACCGTGTGGACATCGGGGTCCGGGCGATCGTGGGAAGTGATTGCCGGCGCGCCGGAGGACCCGTTGGATCTGCTGCTACTGACCGTCGACCCGCATCCCGAGTCGGTCCTGCCCTCCTTGACCCTGCTGGCGCACACCGTGCGCACGGCACCGACCGAGGTGTCCTCGCTGCTGGAGGCGGGCAGTGCCGATGTGGCGATCGTCGACGCGCGTACCGATCTCGCGGCTGCCCGCGGCCTGTGTCGACTACTGGGAACGACGGGCACTTCCGTGCCGGTCGTCGCGGTGATCAACGAGGGCGGGTTGGTGGCGGTCAACAACGAATGGGGTCTGGACGACATCCTGCTTCCCAGCACCGGTCCGGCCGAGATCGACGCCCGGCTGCGGCTGCTGGTCGGCAGGCGTGCCGGTGGTGCCAACCAGGAGAACGTCGGCAAGATCGCCCTGGGTGAACTCGCGATCGACGAGGGCACCTACACCGCACGCCTGCGGGGACGTCCGCTCGATCTCACCTACAAAGAATTCGAGCTGCTCAAATACCTCGCGCAACACGCCGGACGGGTCTTTACCCGGGCGCAGTTGCTGCAGGAGGTGTGGGGCTACGACTTCTTCGGTGGTACCCGCACCGTCGACGTGCACGTCCGCCGGCTGCGCGCCAAGCTCGGCCCCGAATACGAATCGCTGATCGGCACCGTCCGCAACGTCGGTTACAAGGCGGTGCGCCCGTCGCGCAACCGGACACCCGCAGGTGCGGCGGCCGGCGGCGAAGCCCCGCCCGAGGACGATCACGACGACGACTTCGACCCGGCGATCGACGAGGCAGGCGAGCCCCTCGCCGGCCAGCTACCCAGCCAGTGACTGCACTCGACTGGCGTACCGGGCTGTCAGAAGCCGAACAGGCCGGGATCCGTGCACTTGTCGCTGCCGCCACGGCGACCGACGGCGTGGCCCCGGTCGGCGATCAGGTGCTGCGCGAGCTCGGCCATGACCGGACCTGCCACCTACTGGCCACCGAGGGAGGAGACCTCGTCGGATACCTGAACTTGGCCCCGGCCGGTGCCGATGACCCGGCGATGGCCGAACTGGTGGTGCATCCGCAGGCCAGGCGCCGCGGTATCGGTGCGGCGCTGGCTCGTTCCGGGCTCGCCGAAGGCGCGGCGGGCACGCGCATCTGGGCACACGGCAACCTCGCGGCGGCCCGTGCCCTGGCGGCCGCGCTGGATCTCACGGTGGTGCGCGAACTGCTGCAGATGCGTCGCCCGCTGACCGGCCTCCCACCATTGCGCACCGCCGAGGGGGTGCGGATCGGTACCTATGCCGGGCCCGGGGACGATGCCGAGATCCTGCGGGTCAACAACGCCGCCTTCGCCTGGCATCCGGAGCAGGGCGGCTGGACCGAAGCGGACATCGCCGACCGGCGGAGCGAGCCGTGGTTCGATCCCGACGGTCTCTTCGAGGTTTTCGACGAACACACCGGGGCACTGCTGGGTTTCCACTGGACGAAGGTCCACGACGGCGATCTGGGCGAGGTCTACATCGTCGGCGTCGACCCCGCGGCGCAGGGCCGTGGACTGGGCTCGGTACTCACCCTGCTCGGTCTGCACCACCTCGCCGAGCGGTCCCTGCCGACGGTGCTTCTCTACGTCGAGGCAGATAACTCGGCGGCCGTGGCGACCTACCGAAACTTGGGTTTCGAGGTGTTCGCCGTCGACGTGGCGTACGCCACCGGTTAACCCGTTCAGCTGTGAACACGCTGAACCTGTTCACTGCTGATTCACCTGGTGTCCGCGAGCCGTCCACTGCGGCCGCATACGTTGCCGGAGAGTGTGAAACCGTCAACCGAAAGTGAGACACGTGAAGCTCATCAGCATCGGCACGGGCGCCGGTAGGTCCTTCGGCATCGCCTTGTCGTCGACGGCCATTGCCGCGCTCACGCTGACCGCGTGCGGTAGCGACAACAACCTGCCCAGCGCCGGCTCGTCGGCCGCGGGCAGCAGCTCGGCCGCATCGGCTGAGTGCGGCGGCAAGGCCGCTCTGACGGGCGAGGGCTCGACGGCACAGCAGAACGCCATTGCCGAGTTCAACAAGGTTTGGGGCCAGGTGTGCTCCGGCAAGAACCTGTCCTACAACCCGACCGGATCGGGTGCAGGCGTGGATCAGTTCATCGCCAAGCAGGTCGACTTCGCCGGCTCCGACTCGGCGCTCCAGGACGGTCAGATCACGAAGGCCGCCGAGCGCTGCGGTGGCAATGAGGCCTGGAACCTGCCCCTGGTGTTCGGCCCGGTCGCGTTGGCCTACAACGTCGAAGGCGTCGACACGCTCGTCGTGACCCCCGAAGTGCTCGCCAAGATCTTCCAGGGCCAGATCACCAAGTGGAACGACCCGGCGGTGGCCGCGCTGAACGCCGGCGCCACCCTGCCCGACCTGGACATCAAGCCGATCTATCGGTCGGATTCCTCGGGCACCACCGACAACTTCCAGAAGTACCTCGCCGCCGCCGCTCCGCAGACCTGGACCAAGGGTGCGGGCAAGGAGTTCCAGGGCGGTGCAGGTGAGGGCGCCCAGAAGTCCTCCGGTGTCGTGCAGGCCGTGCAGGCCACTCCAGGCTCCATCGGCTACGTCGAGAAGAGCCCGGCCGCCGCCGCCGGCCTGCCCTACGCCCAGATCGACAGCGGTGCCGGCGCGGTGGCGCTGGACGACCAGTCGACCACCAAGGCCGTCGGCGTCGCCGCCTTCAAGGGCGAGGGCAATGACCTCGTGCTCGACCTGAACGCGCTGTACGCCTCGAAGGAAGCCGGCGCCTACCCGCTGGTGCTGGCCACCTACGAGATCGTTTGCTCCAAGGGGTACGACGCCGACACCGCGGCCGCCGTCAAGTCGTTCCTGACGGTGGCCGCCAACGAGGGCCAGGCCAGCCTGTCCCAGGCCGGATACATCGCACTCCCCGACGAGTTCAAGCAGCGCCTGCTGACCTCGGTCGAGGCGATCGCGTAGTAGCCGGACTGGCTTTGAAGGACGGATCTGGGTGAGGATGGTTTTACCGACCGCATGACGACCAGGGGCCCCGACGGGACAACAGTGACAACGCCGAATCCAGCTGATTCGGGGTCAGGGGAGACGCTCGCGTCCTCTCACCCCGAGCCCGCGCCTATCTCCACCAATCCGTCCAAGGGAGCCAAGGTTCGCCTCGGTGACCGAATTTTCCGTGGGCTCGCCGAAGGTTCGGGCATCTTGATCGTCGCGCTGATCGTGGCGATCGGGGTGTTCCTGCTCTGGCGCGCTATTCCGGCGCTGACCCGTAACGAGGAGAACTTCTTCCTGTACGGCGGGAACTGGATCACCACCGACACCTCGGCGATGCACTTCGGCATCCTCGATCTGTTGCAGGTGACGGTGTTCGTCTCGGTGTTCGCACTGGTGTTGGCGATGCCGGTGGCACTGGGCATCGCGATCTACCTCACCCAGTACTCGTCACGGCGACTTGCCGGCCCGCTGGGCTATCTGGTGGACCTGCTGGCCGCGGTGCCTTCGATCGTCTACGGCGTCTGGGGCCTGTACGTACTGGCGCCGGCCATCAAACCCTTTGCGGTGTGGCTCAATACGAACTTGAGCTGGCTGTTCCTGTTCAGTACCGGCAATGCCTCGGTGGCCGGTGGTGGCACCATCTTCACCGCGGGCATCGTGTTGGCGGTGATGATCCTGCCGATCATCACCGCGGTGGCCCGCGAGGTGTTCGCCCAGACTCCCCGTGGTCAGATCGAGGCCGCGTTGGCCCTCGGTGCCACCCGCTGGGAAGTGGTGCG
Protein-coding regions in this window:
- the mshD gene encoding mycothiol synthase, with translation MTALDWRTGLSEAEQAGIRALVAAATATDGVAPVGDQVLRELGHDRTCHLLATEGGDLVGYLNLAPAGADDPAMAELVVHPQARRRGIGAALARSGLAEGAAGTRIWAHGNLAAARALAAALDLTVVRELLQMRRPLTGLPPLRTAEGVRIGTYAGPGDDAEILRVNNAAFAWHPEQGGWTEADIADRRSEPWFDPDGLFEVFDEHTGALLGFHWTKVHDGDLGEVYIVGVDPAAQGRGLGSVLTLLGLHHLAERSLPTVLLYVEADNSAAVATYRNLGFEVFAVDVAYATG
- the pstC gene encoding phosphate ABC transporter permease subunit PstC, producing the protein MTTRGPDGTTVTTPNPADSGSGETLASSHPEPAPISTNPSKGAKVRLGDRIFRGLAEGSGILIVALIVAIGVFLLWRAIPALTRNEENFFLYGGNWITTDTSAMHFGILDLLQVTVFVSVFALVLAMPVALGIAIYLTQYSSRRLAGPLGYLVDLLAAVPSIVYGVWGLYVLAPAIKPFAVWLNTNLSWLFLFSTGNASVAGGGTIFTAGIVLAVMILPIITAVAREVFAQTPRGQIEAALALGATRWEVVRTTVLPFGLSGYISGAMLGLGRALGETIALLIILRGTQTAFGWSLFDGGYTFASKIAATASEFNDQYKAGAYIAAGLVLFILTFVVNSLARAAVAGKGRA
- a CDS encoding winged helix-turn-helix transcriptional regulator; the encoded protein is MDLLLLTVDPHPESVLPSLTLLAHTVRTAPTEVSSLLEAGSADVAIVDARTDLAAARGLCRLLGTTGTSVPVVAVINEGGLVAVNNEWGLDDILLPSTGPAEIDARLRLLVGRRAGGANQENVGKIALGELAIDEGTYTARLRGRPLDLTYKEFELLKYLAQHAGRVFTRAQLLQEVWGYDFFGGTRTVDVHVRRLRAKLGPEYESLIGTVRNVGYKAVRPSRNRTPAGAAAGGEAPPEDDHDDDFDPAIDEAGEPLAGQLPSQ
- the pstS gene encoding phosphate ABC transporter substrate-binding protein PstS, producing the protein MKLISIGTGAGRSFGIALSSTAIAALTLTACGSDNNLPSAGSSAAGSSSAASAECGGKAALTGEGSTAQQNAIAEFNKVWGQVCSGKNLSYNPTGSGAGVDQFIAKQVDFAGSDSALQDGQITKAAERCGGNEAWNLPLVFGPVALAYNVEGVDTLVVTPEVLAKIFQGQITKWNDPAVAALNAGATLPDLDIKPIYRSDSSGTTDNFQKYLAAAAPQTWTKGAGKEFQGGAGEGAQKSSGVVQAVQATPGSIGYVEKSPAAAAGLPYAQIDSGAGAVALDDQSTTKAVGVAAFKGEGNDLVLDLNALYASKEAGAYPLVLATYEIVCSKGYDADTAAAVKSFLTVAANEGQASLSQAGYIALPDEFKQRLLTSVEAIA